One part of the Solanum dulcamara chromosome 8, daSolDulc1.2, whole genome shotgun sequence genome encodes these proteins:
- the LOC129900252 gene encoding protein FANTASTIC FOUR 3-like: MSTIVYQDFQSCSDSHIIKTTTFKLKLPTPTTIVENITTTNEKCWSSLRNLSTNYSKENENSYVHPLSSSRLSEKSLALCTENLGSETGTDQTIDTNIFSFSSRQFKAEQSNYNKVMTTESCRKIPPPLTTLRGSNSIQFRPHREGGRLVIKAFEAPKVRTYFHAERSNGRLRLCFLNDETSVSKFDLSEMEMEMEMETIDEEDGELEVESDVFEREINDKEEEEEREDEEENDISMKRDMDGNSYDVEAEIGIVNCQRVRRCNEERQGKKTFCDWRNPLWVATS, from the coding sequence ATGTCAACTATAGTTTATCAAGATTTTCAGTCATGTTCTGACTCCCATATCATTAAAACAACTACCTTTAAGCTCAAATTACCAACCCCAACTACTATAGTAGAAAATATTACTACTACTAACGAAAAATGCTGGAGTTCCCTTCGAAATCTCTCCACCAATTACTCAAAGGAAAACGAAAACTCATATGTTCATCCTTTATCATCATCAAGACTTAGTGAAAAAAGCCTTGCATTATGTACTGAAAATTTGGGAAGTGAAACAGGAACTGATCAGACCATTGACAccaatattttctcattttcctCCCGACAGTTCAAAGCAGAGCAATCAAATTACAACAAGGTGATGACTACTGAAAGCTGTCGAAAAATTCCACCTCCCTTGACAACGTTAAGAGGATCGAATTCTATACAATTTCGCCCACACAGAGAAGGGGGTAGATTAGTCATTAAAGCATTTGAGGCCCCGAAAGTGCGTACCTATTTTCATGCTGAAAGAAGCAATGGCAGACTTAGGCTCTGTTTTCTGAATGATGAAACCTCTGTTTCAAAATTTGACTTGTCGGAAATGGAAATGGAAATGGAAATGGAAACGATCGATGAAGAGGATGGAGAATTAGAAGTTGAAAGCGACGTATTTGAACGTGAAATTAACGAtaaggaagaagaggaagagcgagaagatgaagaggaaaATGACATATCCATGAAAAGGGACATGGATGGAAATAGTTATGATGTTGAGGCTGAAATTGGAATAGTGAATTGTCAAAGGGTACGTAGGTGCAATGAAGAAAGGCAGGGCAAAAAGACATTTTGTGATTGGAGGAACCCTTTGTGGGTGGCTACTTCCTAA